In Chitinispirillum alkaliphilum, the following are encoded in one genomic region:
- a CDS encoding Potassium efflux system KefA protein / Small-conductance mechanosensitive channel encodes MLETQFPQWYPFISLVLRVAIIIIVSFVIFRSVMLIIGKYQKSVISRLFSSQRSIPAELEKRVDTLGKLLRKVSFVTVFTIASLMILDEFGIDIKALLAGLGIVGIAVGFGAQNLVKDVISGLFIIIENHIRVGDVAILNGTGGLVEQVNLRTTVLRSADGVLHVFHNGSINTLSNMTYEFSYYVFDIGVAYKEDTDQVCRILQELGDEMMSDPEYKDLILEPMNVLGVDKFEDSAVMIKARIKTLPIKQWMVGRELNRRIKKRFDEEGIEIPFPHRTLYFGSTDQENKENAMSLTTEKVKSLINEQLDIRLEGNK; translated from the coding sequence ATGTTAGAGACACAATTTCCCCAATGGTATCCTTTTATCAGCCTGGTGTTGAGAGTCGCAATCATCATCATTGTATCATTTGTGATATTCAGAAGTGTCATGCTCATAATAGGTAAATACCAAAAGAGTGTAATTTCAAGATTGTTTTCATCACAACGCTCCATCCCTGCAGAGCTTGAAAAGAGGGTCGATACACTGGGCAAACTGCTCAGAAAAGTATCTTTTGTAACTGTTTTCACCATTGCATCCCTTATGATTCTTGATGAATTTGGCATAGATATCAAGGCGCTTCTTGCCGGTCTTGGAATCGTAGGTATAGCTGTTGGGTTTGGTGCTCAGAATTTGGTTAAAGATGTAATTTCGGGTTTGTTTATAATTATTGAAAACCATATCCGTGTAGGGGATGTGGCTATATTGAACGGTACTGGAGGATTGGTAGAGCAGGTAAATCTTCGTACAACTGTGCTTAGAAGCGCCGATGGTGTTTTGCATGTGTTTCATAACGGTTCAATAAATACCTTGTCAAATATGACATATGAATTCTCTTATTATGTTTTTGATATAGGTGTAGCGTACAAGGAAGATACCGATCAGGTGTGCCGTATCCTTCAGGAGCTTGGGGATGAGATGATGAGCGATCCTGAGTACAAAGATCTTATTCTTGAGCCTATGAATGTACTGGGTGTTGATAAATTTGAAGATTCTGCAGTAATGATCAAAGCCAGAATAAAAACTCTTCCAATCAAACAATGGATGGTTGGTCGTGAATTAAACAGAAGGATAAAAAAGAGATTTGATGAGGAAGGGATAGAGATTCCTTTCCCGCACAGGACTTTATATTTCGGATCAACAGACCAGGAAAATAAAGAGAATGCGATGTCACTAACTACAGAAAAAGTTAAATCTTTGATAAATGAGCAGCTTGATATAAGGCTTGAAGGAAATAAGTAA
- a CDS encoding Peptidase, M23/M37 family, whose amino-acid sequence MKNKNWKILLATSESRLRLKQVTVTSSFVLVMVVLCLAGLVGFGRLVYFSSSLGLAKLGVYEQQLENNKLLNKVSSLEKEIKQEAGRLETIAEYEDLARIKYGLDHISKDVRLAGIGGKPSRDELISSYLLDNVAYRSVELRYELADLLRRSELLESTFSQMSEIVGEKHYRWSQRPAIWPAFGRLTSGYGYRQHPFTGRRIFHRGIDIANQTWTPVFATANGKVHFAGSRHQFGRTVILDHNDGEYRTLYAHLHKYTVSAGQVVRRGELIGYIGTTGMSTGPHLHYEVHKNGRTVNPLAFILSSDVLMD is encoded by the coding sequence ATGAAAAATAAAAATTGGAAAATTTTACTGGCAACTTCCGAGTCACGCTTAAGGTTAAAGCAGGTAACCGTTACATCCAGTTTTGTATTGGTGATGGTTGTTCTCTGCCTTGCAGGGCTGGTTGGTTTTGGCAGATTGGTATATTTCAGCTCTTCGCTTGGTTTAGCAAAGCTTGGGGTGTATGAACAACAGCTTGAAAATAACAAATTGCTCAACAAAGTCAGCTCTTTGGAGAAGGAGATCAAGCAGGAAGCCGGCAGGCTCGAAACTATTGCAGAGTATGAAGATTTAGCCAGAATAAAGTATGGGCTCGATCATATAAGCAAAGATGTCCGATTGGCTGGTATCGGTGGAAAACCCTCTCGGGATGAACTTATCTCATCCTATCTTCTGGATAATGTTGCGTACAGGTCAGTTGAACTGAGATATGAGCTGGCAGATCTTCTGCGTCGTTCGGAATTGCTCGAATCGACATTTTCACAGATGAGTGAGATTGTTGGTGAGAAGCATTATCGCTGGTCTCAGCGCCCTGCTATTTGGCCTGCCTTTGGGCGACTCACTTCGGGTTACGGTTATAGGCAACATCCTTTTACAGGAAGAAGAATATTTCATCGGGGTATAGATATTGCAAATCAGACATGGACCCCGGTATTTGCCACAGCCAACGGTAAAGTACACTTTGCGGGTTCAAGGCATCAGTTTGGCAGGACTGTAATACTGGACCACAATGATGGAGAATACAGAACCCTGTATGCCCATCTTCATAAATACACTGTATCTGCAGGCCAGGTAGTCAGAAGGGGTGAGTTGATCGGGTACATCGGTACCACAGGCATGAGTACTGGTCCTCACCTCCATTACGAGGTACATAAAAATGGCAGAACAGTTAATCCACTTGCGTTTATTTTGTCCTCAGATGTATTAATGGATTGA
- a CDS encoding Flagellar motor switch protein FliN encodes MGQIKMLLDVNVPMKVQLGSTTMSIRELLNLKKGSLVKLDRMAGEAIDVYISDKMLAKGEVTVVNDRLSVRISQLYGAKEKFKHL; translated from the coding sequence ATGGGACAAATAAAAATGCTTCTCGATGTAAATGTGCCGATGAAAGTGCAACTCGGCAGTACCACCATGAGTATCAGGGAACTGCTAAACCTGAAAAAGGGCAGCCTTGTTAAGCTTGACCGCATGGCTGGAGAGGCGATAGATGTATATATCAGCGATAAAATGCTGGCCAAAGGGGAAGTAACGGTAGTAAATGACAGGCTCTCCGTACGCATAAGCCAGCTCTACGGTGCAAAAGAGAAATTTAAACACCTCTGA
- a CDS encoding TPR domain protein, putative component of TonB system, with amino-acid sequence MRRQIRSKFVLLFVLLGVFDLCAGSVDYIHYRLGVKYKNENKLDFAIDEFRKVLAAYPDNHNAYMHLAEIYQKRENPRLVVYYLREALKYNPGWGRAHGMLAAAYESDGQYQRAVMELQQYLQSADPAQRDSIQGAIDNLIGQMSGGGVRQRREETQPAVAEEAPEVAREDESQETEETEVVIEKKQEEEDPRVAEMFERVKNLYNDEEFEKAIEEIRALLKINPGHPGAYYYAGLIRRHNGQNRMARINFQRSVAYREKGYRAHYHLGEIFGEKENYSDAIRHLNTFITRSEDQEMKERARELLERLKAHVPADVAQNIEVVDSQRYTPIEIRIDSLLSMMTVDTLTDVGQKLLGGIRLFKAGDFDGAVTEFRRILLENPTGTIAANCIYNIGVCYYKLRLFNDSKNQFEQFLERFPNHQFAPKSLFLKTMSIQERSDYETAERLWRQFIQKYRTHDWTPMAYERLGDAYVHMVDKRRAVDAYTRSISLSSKPSDIVAVNFKLGEVYSTLGNFSRAINSYNAAIQTGESNDVYLRVPDSYYKMADLHFREGNFEQALALYQRVTRKYPSFHETAWGVFQIGNVLKNQRRFEEAIAKYRDVIERFPDDYWARQAQWKLEDTVWEYEHRAVLERAKRN; translated from the coding sequence ATGAGAAGGCAGATAAGGTCAAAGTTTGTTTTACTGTTTGTTTTGCTCGGTGTATTTGATCTCTGTGCAGGTTCTGTGGATTACATACATTACAGGCTGGGTGTAAAATACAAGAACGAAAACAAACTTGATTTTGCAATAGATGAATTTCGGAAGGTTCTCGCTGCTTATCCGGATAACCATAATGCCTATATGCATCTTGCAGAAATATATCAGAAACGTGAAAACCCCAGACTGGTTGTTTACTACCTCAGGGAGGCATTGAAATACAATCCCGGCTGGGGAAGAGCTCACGGTATGCTTGCTGCCGCCTACGAATCTGACGGACAGTATCAGAGAGCTGTTATGGAGTTGCAGCAGTATTTGCAATCTGCAGATCCCGCACAGCGGGACAGCATTCAGGGTGCTATAGATAATCTTATCGGTCAGATGAGCGGTGGTGGAGTCAGGCAAAGGCGGGAGGAGACGCAACCGGCCGTTGCTGAAGAGGCTCCTGAAGTAGCCCGGGAGGATGAATCTCAAGAGACAGAAGAAACTGAAGTTGTGATTGAAAAAAAGCAGGAAGAAGAGGACCCCAGGGTCGCAGAGATGTTTGAGAGGGTTAAAAACCTCTACAATGATGAGGAGTTTGAAAAGGCAATAGAGGAGATCCGTGCACTTTTAAAAATCAATCCCGGACATCCCGGAGCTTACTATTATGCAGGTCTGATACGCAGACATAATGGTCAGAACCGTATGGCCAGAATAAATTTCCAGAGATCCGTCGCCTATCGGGAGAAGGGATACAGGGCACATTATCACCTTGGAGAGATTTTCGGTGAAAAGGAAAATTATTCTGATGCAATCAGGCATCTTAATACTTTTATTACCAGATCAGAAGATCAGGAGATGAAAGAAAGGGCAAGGGAACTTCTGGAAAGGCTCAAAGCGCATGTACCGGCAGATGTTGCGCAGAATATTGAAGTTGTTGATTCTCAGCGCTATACCCCTATAGAGATCAGAATAGATTCACTTCTCTCCATGATGACCGTAGACACATTGACAGATGTCGGGCAGAAGCTGCTTGGAGGAATCAGGCTTTTTAAGGCTGGTGATTTTGATGGTGCAGTAACCGAATTCAGAAGAATCCTTCTGGAGAACCCTACTGGTACAATCGCGGCAAATTGTATTTATAATATCGGAGTCTGCTATTACAAACTTCGGCTGTTTAACGACTCCAAAAATCAGTTTGAACAGTTTCTGGAACGTTTTCCCAATCACCAATTTGCGCCAAAGAGTCTGTTCTTAAAGACTATGTCGATTCAGGAGCGCAGTGATTATGAAACCGCAGAGCGTTTATGGCGGCAGTTTATTCAAAAATACCGCACACATGACTGGACGCCCATGGCCTATGAGAGGCTTGGTGATGCCTATGTTCATATGGTGGATAAAAGGAGAGCTGTTGATGCATATACCCGCTCAATTTCACTCAGTTCAAAGCCCTCTGATATAGTCGCGGTTAATTTTAAGCTGGGTGAAGTATACAGCACTCTGGGCAATTTCAGCCGTGCCATCAACTCCTACAACGCCGCGATTCAGACCGGCGAGAGCAATGATGTTTATCTGAGAGTACCCGATTCATATTACAAAATGGCAGATTTACATTTCAGGGAAGGTAACTTTGAGCAGGCACTGGCGCTTTACCAGAGAGTTACCAGAAAGTATCCTTCTTTTCATGAGACTGCGTGGGGGGTGTTTCAGATAGGAAATGTTTTGAAGAACCAGCGAAGGTTTGAAGAAGCAATTGCCAAATACAGAGATGTTATCGAGCGTTTTCCGGATGATTACTGGGCTCGTCAGGCTCAGTGGAAACTTGAGGATACGGTTTGGGAATACGAACACAGAGCAGTTTTGGAGAGAGCAAAAAGGAATTGA
- a CDS encoding nucleotidyl transferase has translation MRGFILCAGFGTRLKPITDHVPKALVPVCGEPLLMRNLRFLRQQGFCDLAVNTHYFHQQIESVASNSHIPFRIFHEADSIRGTGGAFDFAREFLAGDDTFFIMNVDMVNNFNIREMGERFRQSSNICSLVTVPSKNRGTILYDTETLSYIDVVSPEKIYPKGVSRGDFTGCAFYRKEFLELVSAEDFSILPVWKKALELGLGVGVEFPDTDYWIDIGTPKAYAQLHFDYMDRLVSLDIPSGMDCDFEKKICCNRDIGSEILENIGPYSWVEQGKFSDDASVERCVIWPGGEVKGRVSRTIVTPWGNVEF, from the coding sequence ATGAGAGGTTTTATTTTATGTGCGGGGTTTGGTACCAGATTAAAACCCATTACCGATCATGTCCCCAAAGCACTGGTCCCGGTTTGCGGAGAACCGTTATTGATGAGAAATTTAAGATTTCTAAGGCAACAGGGTTTTTGTGATTTAGCGGTAAATACGCACTATTTTCACCAGCAGATCGAAAGTGTGGCTTCAAATTCTCATATCCCGTTCAGAATTTTCCATGAAGCTGATTCTATAAGGGGTACCGGTGGTGCATTTGACTTTGCCAGGGAATTCTTGGCCGGGGATGATACATTTTTCATAATGAACGTGGACATGGTGAATAATTTCAATATTCGTGAAATGGGTGAGCGGTTCAGGCAATCCTCCAATATCTGTTCACTTGTCACCGTCCCCTCAAAGAATAGAGGCACTATTCTCTATGACACCGAGACCTTATCATATATTGATGTGGTTTCACCGGAGAAAATCTACCCGAAGGGGGTGTCACGGGGTGATTTTACCGGATGTGCCTTTTACCGAAAAGAGTTTCTTGAGCTGGTTAGTGCTGAGGACTTTTCGATTCTTCCTGTATGGAAAAAAGCTCTGGAGCTTGGGTTAGGTGTTGGAGTGGAGTTTCCGGATACCGATTACTGGATCGATATAGGCACACCGAAAGCCTATGCGCAGTTGCATTTCGATTACATGGACAGGCTTGTTTCTCTTGATATACCTTCTGGGATGGATTGCGATTTTGAGAAAAAAATTTGTTGTAACAGAGATATCGGCTCAGAGATTCTGGAGAATATTGGTCCATACAGCTGGGTGGAGCAGGGTAAATTCTCAGATGATGCATCCGTTGAGAGGTGTGTGATTTGGCCCGGGGGAGAAGTGAAGGGGAGGGTCAGTCGTACTATTGTGACACCCTGGGGTAATGTTGAATTTTAA
- a CDS encoding Response regulator (Response regulator containing CheY-like receiver, AAA-type ATPase, and DNA-binding domains) has product MEKKILVVDDNELFRESIVETLRRQGYDITAAVNGPGALNVFENGKFDLVISDMKMPGMSGIELLERVRQIDKDVPFLIITAYGAIDTAVDAMKKGAYDFLQKSDNLIRELELTVQRSLEYRSLQKENVQLKNALRSKWQYLGSTNCIETMRQTVKAIAESRSTVLITGESGTGKELVARSIHYQSPRSHGPFVKINCAALPEGLIESELFGHEKGAFTGAITRKAGKFETASGGTLLLDEIGEMPMTAQAKLLRVLQEREIQKVGGDNTVEVDVRIVATTNRNLQEMVNEGTFREDLFYRLNVFHIHIPPLRERKDDIEQLVRHFIDKYNDENGFSVEGLENGCIEALVSYNWPGNIRELENAVERAVVLTRTGAINPQSFKVPTESFCTKSQNGIAAGITIAEAEKMLIYKTLEECQQNRTRASEMLGISIRTLRNKLNEYSQDCVKVKEPQEQYQ; this is encoded by the coding sequence ATGGAAAAAAAGATATTGGTAGTCGATGATAACGAGTTGTTCAGGGAATCTATAGTCGAGACTCTTCGTCGTCAGGGGTATGACATTACTGCTGCTGTAAACGGTCCCGGAGCGTTGAATGTTTTTGAAAACGGAAAGTTTGATCTTGTCATATCCGATATGAAAATGCCGGGAATGAGCGGAATTGAACTGCTGGAACGGGTTCGTCAGATTGACAAAGATGTACCATTTCTTATCATCACTGCATACGGTGCTATAGATACAGCTGTTGATGCGATGAAAAAGGGTGCTTATGATTTTCTCCAGAAATCAGACAATCTCATAAGAGAGCTTGAGCTGACAGTACAGAGATCACTTGAATACCGCTCTCTGCAGAAGGAAAATGTGCAGTTGAAAAATGCGCTTAGAAGTAAATGGCAATACTTGGGGTCGACAAACTGCATAGAGACAATGCGTCAGACTGTTAAAGCAATAGCCGAAAGCCGATCCACGGTTCTTATCACGGGTGAATCCGGAACGGGAAAAGAGCTTGTAGCGCGATCAATCCATTATCAAAGCCCCCGGAGTCATGGACCTTTCGTTAAAATCAATTGTGCGGCACTTCCTGAAGGCCTTATCGAATCAGAGCTTTTCGGACATGAGAAAGGCGCTTTCACCGGCGCTATTACCCGCAAAGCAGGAAAGTTTGAAACCGCCTCCGGGGGAACACTTCTTCTTGATGAGATCGGGGAGATGCCCATGACTGCTCAGGCAAAACTTCTGCGTGTACTTCAGGAGCGGGAAATCCAGAAAGTCGGGGGAGACAACACCGTGGAGGTGGATGTGCGAATCGTCGCAACCACAAACCGGAATTTACAGGAGATGGTAAATGAGGGTACTTTCAGGGAAGATCTGTTTTACCGGCTCAATGTATTTCACATTCATATTCCTCCCCTCAGAGAGCGCAAAGACGACATCGAACAGCTTGTCAGGCATTTTATCGACAAATACAATGATGAAAACGGGTTCAGTGTAGAGGGCCTTGAAAATGGGTGTATAGAAGCTCTTGTTTCATATAATTGGCCCGGTAACATAAGGGAGCTTGAAAACGCTGTTGAAAGGGCTGTTGTTCTCACCCGCACAGGTGCAATAAACCCCCAATCATTTAAAGTACCAACAGAATCATTTTGCACCAAATCTCAAAATGGTATAGCTGCTGGGATCACCATTGCAGAGGCAGAAAAGATGCTTATCTATAAGACTCTCGAGGAGTGTCAGCAGAACCGTACCCGGGCCTCAGAGATGCTTGGTATTTCGATAAGGACTTTACGCAACAAGCTTAACGAGTATTCCCAGGATTGTGTAAAGGTTAAGGAGCCTCAGGAGCAATATCAGTGA
- a CDS encoding UPF0047 protein Bsu YugU, with translation MVSSLHTTSGLTINENADPDVGRDFFYKLNKMVDRDPQFRHAEGNSDSHIKASLVGFSVQIPITDKLLVLGTWQSVYFCEFDGPRSSRRCSVTVIGE, from the coding sequence ATGGTCTCCAGCCTTCATACAACATCCGGACTCACAATTAATGAGAATGCAGACCCGGATGTTGGAAGGGATTTTTTTTACAAATTAAATAAAATGGTGGACAGAGATCCGCAGTTCAGGCATGCGGAGGGAAACAGCGACAGTCACATTAAAGCTTCTTTGGTAGGGTTTAGTGTTCAGATTCCCATAACTGATAAATTACTGGTTCTTGGAACCTGGCAATCGGTTTATTTTTGTGAATTCGATGGGCCCCGAAGCTCAAGGCGCTGCTCTGTTACCGTTATCGGAGAGTGA
- a CDS encoding TRNA/rRNA methyltransferase: protein MKEKVKRPMSRQKIGDTETCLHVRSFDSHIPLDQYRLLPKQPLYIILDNLRSAFNVGSIFRLCDAMRVSGLYLCGYTAAPPNIKLQKTSLGTIEYVEWRQFENAVQAVEHLQARGVEVWAAETTSQSKPYDRVEYPSPLGIVFGNEALGVSEDVLEICDGLVEIPLYGFKNSINVAASCAVIGFQAIRQFQVA from the coding sequence ATGAAAGAGAAAGTGAAAAGACCAATGTCACGCCAGAAAATCGGTGACACAGAGACATGTCTTCATGTGAGAAGTTTTGATTCGCATATTCCGCTTGATCAATACCGGTTGCTTCCCAAGCAGCCGCTTTACATTATACTTGACAATTTGAGAAGCGCATTCAATGTAGGATCAATTTTCAGGCTCTGTGATGCAATGAGGGTTTCGGGACTTTACCTCTGTGGATATACCGCAGCCCCTCCCAACATCAAACTCCAAAAAACTTCACTGGGTACCATCGAGTATGTTGAATGGAGACAATTTGAAAATGCTGTTCAGGCCGTGGAGCATCTTCAGGCCCGGGGTGTTGAGGTTTGGGCAGCGGAGACGACGTCACAATCAAAACCATACGACAGGGTTGAGTATCCCTCGCCCCTGGGGATTGTGTTTGGAAACGAAGCGCTTGGCGTGAGCGAAGACGTTCTGGAGATCTGTGATGGTCTGGTTGAAATCCCATTGTACGGATTTAAGAATTCAATCAACGTGGCAGCATCCTGCGCGGTGATTGGATTTCAGGCAATCAGACAGTTTCAGGTGGCATAA
- a CDS encoding aminoglycoside phosphotransferase, with the protein MELTPVQIDFLKSTIENFNTKDWNVELAGQAASQRYFVRLSKDDRSCILVVWDSADEDWARFLEIGKELKDGARFLPSIYNSDENCGLILEEDLGSMTLKRFCSDNAGNKEKIIHMYKQVLDALHQWNSLDISEGKIVKSREMDFDTFLWETDYFAHHCVREYCGCGQLLGPKWDQQRRNLALEAKSLKQCLIHRDFQSENILILNNHIRFVDYQGARLGPEEYDLASLLFDPYISELDTSVSKQLFEYYKDRYSLNSMTQRAFWICCAQRLMQALGAYGNLTVHKNKTHYQRFIPVALERLEWVLGFLPDCSELSMVVSECRLRSNSLREVSM; encoded by the coding sequence ATGGAATTAACACCAGTTCAGATCGATTTTCTTAAAAGCACAATAGAGAATTTCAATACCAAAGACTGGAACGTTGAGCTTGCCGGTCAGGCTGCTTCACAGCGTTATTTTGTACGCTTGTCCAAAGATGACCGATCCTGTATTCTGGTAGTATGGGACAGTGCGGATGAGGATTGGGCCAGATTTCTTGAGATCGGTAAAGAGTTAAAGGATGGGGCAAGGTTTTTGCCCTCTATATATAACTCTGATGAGAATTGTGGCTTGATTCTTGAAGAAGATTTGGGTTCAATGACGCTTAAGCGGTTTTGCAGCGATAACGCGGGAAACAAAGAAAAAATAATACATATGTATAAACAGGTTCTGGATGCTCTTCACCAATGGAACTCTCTTGATATCTCTGAGGGGAAAATAGTGAAATCAAGGGAGATGGATTTCGATACCTTTCTCTGGGAAACTGACTATTTTGCTCATCACTGTGTAAGAGAGTATTGCGGCTGCGGGCAGCTTTTGGGGCCAAAATGGGATCAGCAGAGAAGAAACCTTGCTCTGGAAGCAAAAAGTCTAAAGCAGTGTCTTATCCACAGAGATTTTCAATCTGAGAATATTCTCATTTTGAATAACCATATTCGGTTTGTGGACTATCAGGGAGCACGGCTCGGTCCCGAGGAGTATGATCTTGCTTCACTTTTGTTCGATCCCTATATCTCTGAGCTGGACACATCCGTGAGTAAGCAACTTTTTGAATATTACAAAGACCGGTACTCTTTAAACTCCATGACCCAAAGGGCTTTTTGGATTTGTTGTGCGCAACGGCTGATGCAGGCTCTTGGAGCGTATGGAAATCTCACTGTTCACAAGAATAAAACCCATTACCAACGCTTTATACCGGTTGCATTGGAAAGACTGGAGTGGGTACTTGGCTTTTTACCCGATTGCAGCGAGTTGTCTATGGTGGTTTCTGAGTGTCGTTTGAGAAGTAACTCTCTTAGAGAAGTGTCCATGTAA
- a CDS encoding sensory histidine kinase AtoS, whose product MKSVPANEEALSVEVYENLHKAFTEFQVRAEKLSLAYSAMQQDFKKVNIELENKNNELAGSLAKQEEIQTYLSSILESMDNGVIGIDVSGAITQFNRAASQITGYDPEEVLFRDYRDVFIASDQAETALLNTLETEKGQIRDERVFWHKDGHPVPVSYQTAILKDRKGNKLGAVEIFSDISRIKAMEKEMQQSRTMAALGEMSATVAHEIRNPLGAMGVWAGLLERDLEPGDPRIRTLGKITDGLSKLNKIVSNLLVYTRPVTTEFCKLDLGTLLEEIVDFTEIEIERLGANIEVVKDLHREEKLFVLADPEKMSQAIMNLCLNAVQAMENGGTLKVALQRGKRNNAGYVGFSITDTGIGMEKDIARKIFDPFFTTKENGTGLGLAIVKKIIESHSGHIDLKTTVDNGTVVKVFIPFLKE is encoded by the coding sequence ATGAAGTCGGTTCCGGCAAATGAAGAAGCTCTTTCTGTTGAAGTGTATGAGAATCTTCACAAGGCATTTACAGAATTTCAGGTGCGGGCGGAAAAACTCAGTCTTGCATATTCTGCAATGCAGCAGGATTTCAAAAAAGTCAATATCGAACTGGAAAACAAAAACAATGAGCTTGCCGGAAGTCTTGCAAAGCAGGAGGAGATACAGACCTACCTGAGCAGTATACTTGAAAGTATGGACAACGGCGTAATCGGAATAGATGTCTCCGGGGCCATTACACAGTTCAACCGTGCAGCATCACAGATCACCGGTTATGATCCTGAGGAGGTATTATTCAGGGATTACAGGGACGTATTCATTGCATCGGATCAGGCTGAAACAGCCTTGCTCAACACTCTTGAGACAGAAAAAGGGCAAATACGGGACGAACGCGTTTTTTGGCATAAAGACGGGCATCCTGTACCGGTGTCTTATCAGACCGCCATATTGAAAGACCGAAAAGGTAACAAGCTTGGGGCGGTGGAGATATTCAGTGATATATCAAGAATCAAGGCAATGGAAAAGGAGATGCAGCAATCAAGAACCATGGCTGCTCTTGGAGAGATGTCTGCTACAGTTGCTCACGAAATTCGCAACCCACTTGGAGCAATGGGAGTTTGGGCCGGGCTTCTTGAAAGGGATCTTGAACCCGGAGATCCCAGAATAAGAACGTTAGGCAAGATTACTGACGGTTTATCAAAACTAAACAAAATCGTATCAAACCTTCTTGTGTATACCCGTCCTGTAACAACTGAATTTTGCAAACTTGATCTGGGTACTCTGCTGGAGGAAATTGTTGACTTTACAGAGATCGAGATCGAGAGACTGGGTGCAAATATTGAAGTAGTCAAGGATCTCCACAGAGAGGAGAAACTGTTTGTTCTTGCTGATCCGGAAAAAATGAGTCAGGCAATTATGAACCTCTGCCTCAATGCTGTTCAGGCAATGGAAAATGGAGGTACACTGAAAGTTGCACTCCAAAGGGGAAAGAGAAATAATGCTGGGTATGTGGGTTTTTCGATTACCGATACGGGTATCGGTATGGAGAAGGATATTGCCCGTAAAATTTTCGATCCTTTTTTTACAACAAAGGAGAATGGAACCGGACTAGGTCTGGCTATAGTGAAAAAGATCATTGAGTCACACTCCGGTCATATAGATTTGAAAACCACAGTTGACAATGGTACGGTTGTAAAGGTGTTTATACCTTTTTTAAAAGAGTGA
- a CDS encoding 30S ribosomal protein S21p, whose amino-acid sequence MNGIVVREDEAFEKALRRFSKTCERAGILSDVKKYRHYEKPSEEKKRRLNSSKRKRLRDEKRMSWRNER is encoded by the coding sequence ATGAATGGTATCGTTGTAAGGGAAGATGAAGCATTTGAAAAAGCACTCCGTCGTTTCAGTAAAACATGCGAAAGGGCTGGTATTCTTTCAGATGTCAAAAAATATCGCCATTACGAAAAACCCAGCGAAGAGAAAAAAAGACGCCTTAACTCTTCAAAGCGCAAACGACTCCGCGATGAAAAAAGAATGTCCTGGCGAAATGAGCGCTAA